The genomic interval GCCCGGCTCGCGCAGCGCTGCTGGCTGCACAGCGATGCCGACAACCGGGCGCGCAACCGCAACGTCGTCAACGTGTCGAGCATCTCGGGCTCCCGGGTGTACCCGGGCGGGCAGGCCGTGTACGCGGCGTCGAAGGCGGCGCTGGATCAGCTGACCCGCCACCTCGCGGCCGAATTCGCCGAGTTCGGCGTGCGGGCGAATGCCATCGCGCCCAACTCCTTCCCGGCGCTGGTGCCGACCGAGCAGGTGGCCTCGGCCATCACCGAACTCGACGCGGGCGCGATGACCGGCGGGGTCTACAGCGTGGGCGTCCCGGACGGGGCGTCCGCACCGGGCACCGTCGCGGCCGGGCAGCACACCCGCCCGGTGACCGAGCGGCCGGGGTGAACGCGGACGGCGACGGCGACCCGCGCGACCGCCACCGGGCGCGCGAGACCGCGGCACGCACGGCCGACCCGCACGCCGCCCCCGGCACACCCGGCCGACGGCGTGTTGGCACCGGACGTCCCGCGACGCTGCTGCATACTCACACCCGAGCCGACCCCGGGACCGCCGCTCCCTCGATCCGAAAGTTCCGATACGACATGCGAGTCGACGGGCGGGAGATCCCCGTCTCCGGCAGCCTGCTGCAACCGCGGATCCGGCGCACCAGCGACATTCTGCGCGTGGTGCTGTCGGCGCTGCTGGTCGCGCTCGTCATCGCCGGCTCGCTGATCACCCGGCCGCGCTGGGAGGCGCTGGAGCGCTCGCTGTCCGACATCGTCGGGTTCCTGACGCCGGAGCAGTCCAATCTGGTCTATCTGCTGTACGGCGTGGCGATCGTCGCGCTGCCGTTCGCGATCCTGGTGCGGCTGATCTTCCGGTGGCAGTGGACGCTGCTGTTCGGCTATCTCGCGGCGGGCCTGATCACCGTGGTGCTGCTGTCGATCACCGGCACCGGGATCTCCGCGCCGCAATGGCATCTGGTGGTGCCCGAACAGCTGGACACATTCCTGTCGCAGTTCCTGGACGACCCGCGCTGGATCGCCATGCTCACCGCGATGCTGACGGTGGCGAGCCCGTGGCTGCCGGTGTCGTGGCGGCGGTGGTGGTGGGCGCTGCTGCTGGGATTCGTGCCGCTGCACCTGTTCGTGAGTCTGGTGGTGCCGTCGCGGGCGATGTTCGGTCTCGCGGTCGGCTGGTGCGTCGGCGCGGTCATCGTGCTGCTGGTGGGCACGCCCGCGCTGGAGGTGCCGCTGGATTCCGCCGTGCGGGTGCTGGCCAAGCGCGGTTACACCGTCACCGGCTTCACCGTGCTGCGCCCGGCCGGGCCCGGACCGCTGCAACTGTCGGCCGAGACCGGTCCGCAGCATCGGCTGATCGTGGAGCTCTACGGCCAGAATCAGCGCAGCTGGGGCATGCTGCGGCAGCTGCGTCGCTGGCTGACCTTCCGCGCCGGGGAGCGGGCGCCGGCATTCGCCTCGCTGCGGCGCGCGGTCGAGCACCGGGCACTGATGGGCATCGCGATCGGTGATCTGGGCCTGGCCAGCAACAAACCGCTCACCGTCGCCGCGCTGGAACGCGGCTGGACGCTGTACGCGCACACGGTGCCGCGCGGCGCCACACTGTCGGCCACCGACAGCGAGGCCGTGCTCACCAACGTCTGGTACGCGCTGCAGAACATGCATCGCGCCCAGATCTCGCACGGTGATCTGCGGGCCGAGGAGATCCGGGTGGTCGAGGGCCGGGTGCTGTTCGGCGGGTTCATGTCCGCCGAATTCGGTTCCTACGAGCCGCGTTTCTCCTCCGACGTGGCACAGCTGCTGCTGTCGACCAGCGCCCTGTTCGGCACCGAACTCGCGGTGCGCACCGCGATCCACGTGCTCGGCGCCGACGCCGTACTCAACGCCTCCCGGCGCCTGACCAAGTCGGCACTACCCGCACACGTGCGCAAATCCGTGCCCGATCCCGGGCACCTCATGAAGCAGACGCGCGAGGAAGTCCAGCAGCAGACCGGCGAGGACCGCATCGAGGCCGCGCGGATCACCCGGTTCTCCCGGGGGCAGTTCATCCAGCTGGTCCTGCTGATCGGTTTGGTCTACGTGGCCTACCCGTTCATCAGCCAGGTGCCGACATTCGTCACCGAACTGCGCACGGCCAACTGGTGGTGGGCGCTGCTCGGGCTGACGGTCTCGGTGGGCACCTATATCGGGGCCGCCATGGCGCTGTGGGGTTGCACGTCGGAGTCGGTGAACTTTCCGAAACTGCTGCTCGCGCAGGTGGCCAACACCTTCGCCGCCACCACGACACCCGCCGGTGTCGGTGGCCTCGCGCTGAATGTGCGATTCCTGCAACGCAACGGGCTCGGCGCGGTGCGCGCCACCGCCGCCGTCGCGCTGCAACAGTCGGTGCAGGTGATCACGCACGTCGTGCTGCTGCTGTTCTTCAGTGTGGCAGCGGGGGTTTCGGCGAATCTGAGTCACTACGTCCCCAGCGCCACCACGCTGTATCTGGTGGCGGGCGCGCTGCTGGGACTGGTGGGTATCGCCATGTTCGTGCCGACGGTGCGGCGCTGGCTGCGCACCGAGGTCCGGCCCCAGCTCGCGGAGGTCGTCAACGAACTGCGCGCGCTCGCGCACAGCCCGATCCGCCTGGCGATGATCGTCGGCGGTTGCGCCGCCATCACGCTCGGGGCGGCCGGGGCGCTGTGGGCCAGCATCGAGGCATTCGGCGGCAGCGCCACTTTCGTCACCGTGACCGTGGTGACCATGATCGGCGGGACACTGGCGTCCGCGGCGCCGACGCCCGGTGGAGTCGGCGCCGTGGAGGCCGCGCTCATCGGTTTCCTCGGCGCGTTCGGGATCGGGCTGCCCATCGCGGTGCCCGCGGTGCTGCTCTACCGGGTGCTGACCTGCTGGCTACCGGTGTTCTGCGGCTGGCCGATCATGCGCTGGCTCACCGCGAACAACCTCATCTGACCTAGACGCGCCGGTCGGCGGGTACGCCCAGTTCGTCCAGGGCCTGGTCCGCGGCGAGGCATCCGGCGGTGGTCAGGTTCAGGTTCGCCAGCGAGGCCTCGTGGGCCTCGGATGTGGCGGCGGTGACGCAGTCGGTGATCGGGTGGACCGTGAAACCCAGGTCGGTGGCGTGCCGGGCGGTCTGCTCGACGGTGAGATTGGTCGCGACGCCGGTGATCAGCAGGGTGTCCAGGCCGCGGGCGGCCAGCCAGTCGGGCAGCGCGCTACCGGCGAGGCCGGACAGCTTCTGGTTGTCGAACACCGCGCCGCGCTCGGACTGGTCGGCCATGGCCGGGATGACCTGCGTGCCCGGCGCATCCGGCCGGAACGCGGTCTGCGCGGCGGCCACCGATCGCATGAACCCGGTGTTGCGCACCAGCCCGCCCTCTCCGACCGGAATGGTGAAGCGGGTGAACACCACCGGCAGCCCGGCCTGCTGCGCGGCGGCGTGAAATACGGTCGCGCGGTGGACGACTCCGCTGGTGGCGACGGGTTCGGCCAGCATCGGCCCGAAGAATCCTTCGGGCTCGATGACGTTGACCTGCCAGTGCAGGGCGAGTACCGCGGTGCGAGCGCTGTCGAGGGGCATGAATCCCATACTGCCCCAACTACATCACTCGCGGCGGCGCAGCGGTCAGGACGAATACTCTTTGCGCAGTTGCACCTTGACGACCTTGCCGCTGGCGTTGCGCGGCAACTCCGGGACGAGCACCAGATCCTTGGGGTGCTTGTAGCGGGCCAGGTTCTCGTTGAGGAACGGTGTGAGCTCCTCGAGGGTGAGCGTGTCGTCCGGATTCACCAGGGCGACGACGGCGACGGGCACCTCGCCCCAC from Nocardia wallacei carries:
- a CDS encoding lysylphosphatidylglycerol synthase transmembrane domain-containing protein codes for the protein MRVDGREIPVSGSLLQPRIRRTSDILRVVLSALLVALVIAGSLITRPRWEALERSLSDIVGFLTPEQSNLVYLLYGVAIVALPFAILVRLIFRWQWTLLFGYLAAGLITVVLLSITGTGISAPQWHLVVPEQLDTFLSQFLDDPRWIAMLTAMLTVASPWLPVSWRRWWWALLLGFVPLHLFVSLVVPSRAMFGLAVGWCVGAVIVLLVGTPALEVPLDSAVRVLAKRGYTVTGFTVLRPAGPGPLQLSAETGPQHRLIVELYGQNQRSWGMLRQLRRWLTFRAGERAPAFASLRRAVEHRALMGIAIGDLGLASNKPLTVAALERGWTLYAHTVPRGATLSATDSEAVLTNVWYALQNMHRAQISHGDLRAEEIRVVEGRVLFGGFMSAEFGSYEPRFSSDVAQLLLSTSALFGTELAVRTAIHVLGADAVLNASRRLTKSALPAHVRKSVPDPGHLMKQTREEVQQQTGEDRIEAARITRFSRGQFIQLVLLIGLVYVAYPFISQVPTFVTELRTANWWWALLGLTVSVGTYIGAAMALWGCTSESVNFPKLLLAQVANTFAATTTPAGVGGLALNVRFLQRNGLGAVRATAAVALQQSVQVITHVVLLLFFSVAAGVSANLSHYVPSATTLYLVAGALLGLVGIAMFVPTVRRWLRTEVRPQLAEVVNELRALAHSPIRLAMIVGGCAAITLGAAGALWASIEAFGGSATFVTVTVVTMIGGTLASAAPTPGGVGAVEAALIGFLGAFGIGLPIAVPAVLLYRVLTCWLPVFCGWPIMRWLTANNLI
- a CDS encoding cysteine hydrolase, which codes for MPLDSARTAVLALHWQVNVIEPEGFFGPMLAEPVATSGVVHRATVFHAAAQQAGLPVVFTRFTIPVGEGGLVRNTGFMRSVAAAQTAFRPDAPGTQVIPAMADQSERGAVFDNQKLSGLAGSALPDWLAARGLDTLLITGVATNLTVEQTARHATDLGFTVHPITDCVTAATSEAHEASLANLNLTTAGCLAADQALDELGVPADRRV